The nucleotide sequence GCACGTAACAACAAATCATCCGTGGGACATTGCTGACCTGAGATTTTGGCCATGGTTTGAATGTGGATGGTGCCGACTGCAATTTCGGCAACATGGCATCGAGAAAAGGTAACGCCAGTGCAGCACCAGCACCACGTAGGAGAGCTCTGCGGGAAAGAGGTTGCATCAGGTTCATTCCGAATAATTTTCTTCTCCTGCATTATAGAAGATCCTCGGCCCCCAATGGCATGGAAAATGGCCAATGGTGCAGCGTTGTTTTAACGGTTTTCGCTGGCATTGACCTTTTTGCGATTAATCGTTATTGGCACACTATCTCAAGTTATGGAGAGAAAGATGTACGCCGCAATCATGATCGCACTATCGATGTTTTCTGGTAAGCTCGCAAAGAGCACACCTGAAATGATCGAGAATCAGGTCACAATAGAATGTCAAGTATTTCAATTCCCGCATGAGGAATGGAAAAAGATCGAAAAAACATTGAACATGTTTCCTCACAAGACGTGTACAACTTTGACCCGCAATCAAGTGGATGCAACTTCTGAACACTGGAATTCGAAGAATATTATTCGATTGTCAGCTCCGAAACTTGTTGTCTCTGCTGGAAAGGAAGGGGAAGTTTTTGTTGGCAGTCAGGACAAACGGCTTTCGAATGTACAATTCATGATTACTACCCATGGCTTTTTCCTGAAGCCTAAGATCACAAAGGTACAAACAGGATCACGGTTCACTCTGCAGCCTGTATTGGAAAAAAAAGACAACATCAAATTAACAGCTACCTATTCCGATCTGACAAATGAACGACCTCGCCAATTGAGTATTGGCATGGGAATCAGTACCAATAAGCTGGGTGGTATCGGGAATCTGGTAGAAGTACAACCTCATGATACCGAACGGACCGTGAAGGTGACACGCAGTCTTGCTTCTGGTGATTACATGTTGATTCGTCTTGCTGATGAGGTTGTCGAAGCCAATGGGTTTGATGAAAATGCCAAACCAAAAACTATGGACGTTGCTATCGTGAAAATTGCATTGATCCGTGCAACCAAACTGAACTAAGGGCCTATTGCTGGTGCGAGCCAGACAGACTTGAATGCTGTCAACCAGTCTGGCCTGTGTCATGCTTTCTTTTAGTACCAGCAGGTTTGCGTTGCCTTGCTTTGGCTTTCCCACCTTCACTGATGGCGTTCTCTTCGCTTCGAGTAAATTTTGCGATATTTTCCAGCTTTCGAAATCGGAGTGCCGACCAGTCTTCATCAACTGCCACCTGGCGGACAGGTTCCCAGCCCACAGCACCCAGTGCTGCCCAGCCTGTATTGCGATGAAATTCGCATTGGTAGCGTTTCGAACTTCCTTTGGGATAGCAAATCCACAGAATGGCATCGGTGCTGGCTTTGCCAAGCCAGCCTGCAACAGTTTCTACTTCTGCAAGTGTGCTGGCAAACACTATGGCAAAATGGAATTGTTCCAGTTGCTCTGGAAGTCGATCGATCACAACCTCTTCCAAGGCCTGCAGTTCTTTTTCGAAGCTATCTGGGGCATTGACCACCAGCATTGTACGGTGGGTGCCCAGGTTCAACTTTTTGAAAAGTGGTGTCATGCTTTTGTCCCAGATGCAATGTAACCGGTCATGCATTATTTCAATACTGGTAGATCGAAATTCTGGCGGAGGAGATCGTACCACGCCTTCAGGTATTCCCCACGAGTTGTTTGCGGGGTTGTTGCTGGCATCGTGAGTACTTTTGCGTTTTTGGGCAATTTACCCTGTGCATGTTCAAGCAGTTTTCTCATCCATTGCAAATCGGCTGACAGTTTCGGCTGAATATTTACTTCTGTGCGATTCAATGGGATCAGGCGATTCATTGCCAGCATGTTGGCAGCAGCAAAGCCCACATCGTCTGGTTGAAGATCAGCGAATGGCCAGATAACCAATGGTTGCCCCCCAGTGGGACTGCACAGACTGCTGCGAATGCGATTTAACGCCTTCGGTGACTGATAGATTTTCTGCAGTGGTAATTGCTGTTCGATACCCGTTGCTGACGTAGCACCTGCAGATTGACCAATCATCATTGATTGATCGTGCAACCGCACGGCACTGCTGACAATGCTGGTATAACCCAGGTTTTTCTGGGCCGCAATCAGACGATCCAGTTTTTCTGGTATCATGCTGCGGATAGGTAACAGAGCACGGTCGCTATATGGTCCCCAGCCTCGGCCGGGCTTGCCATAACATTCCCAAGGTCCTGCCGTACCCAACGTGGGGTGAAATGCCCGCCCCGTGGGATGAAAATCATACTCGAATTGCCAGCAAGCGATGCCATCTTCATACATCACTGTGGCATACTGGTCTTTCGCTCGATCCGTTTTCAGCGTGTCCTGTTCCTTCATGATGTATTGTGCCTTCAAATGCAACGATTCCCGCAAATAGGGCTTCGGTGGCAACTTGTTGGCTGTACCAAAATAATCGGGCAGGCGAAACTTACGAAAGTTGACCTGTGCCCGCTGCTGGGGTGTAGATCGCTCGTAAACTGTTGTCTGCAAGTGGTATAAGTAGCCGAGAGTATGCAATTGGCAATCGCGATAGATGACATCCCGCTCCGCACGTGTCATTTCAGCAATGTTCTTTTTTGAAGATCCTTTGCTTAATTTTTCCAACTCATCGACCACGTGTAGTGGGAGGTGATCCAGGGGATAATTGATCGGCGGGATGTTGATCAAAATCATATCGTGCTTCGTTTTCAGGTCGTATTTTTTCGCATCTAGCAACCGTCTGCCGGTGTAAATTCGATCCGGCATTGGGAACCCTTTGCCAAATAGTCGTGGGTGTTTCCAGCCCACCTTCGTCCAGTCATCATAGGTCAGTGCGGTGGCCATCAAGTAGCGCCTTTCATCGTACCGATCCGGCTTTGGGATTACTGCTTCCTGATCGGTCTCTTCAATTACCAGTCCCCAGTTGATCGGATTCATATCTGTCAGTGGGTACGTTTCACGATCAGTGGGAGCGGTTGGTTCCTGAAACTCGCTCTTTAATTCTGGCCCACAGCGATGCCCCGCTTTTGACAATCGAATCACATCACCCCAGTCGCTGGCATCAATAGTGATTGTTGCATGCACAGAAACGGTGGATGGAGTGCTGGAATCACCCAACTCCTGAAAGTGAACTCCCAACAATTGATCCTGATCAACGAAACATTTAACAGGCTGGAATGCAGATAAGATCCTGATCTGTCCGCTTTCGCTGTAGGGTTGAAGCATTTCATTGAAAATCTCTGCCGCATCGTGTGGCAGCACAGTATTCTTCACCACAGTATTGCCTGGGCGTGCGACACCGTACTTTTCGAAATTCTTCTTTTCAATCCGTTGAATCACTTCGAGAAACAATCCCGAGCGTGGGAAAGGTGTATCGTTCGTTCCGGTGCGGCCACGGTTTTCATCAATTGCTCCTAATGCTTCTGATGAAAACTGCCCACCGAGCCACCTGGTATCGTTTACCAGCACAATGTGCTTCACACCCATCCGTGCGGCCTGAAGTGCTGCTGCACAGCCAGATTCTGTACCACCGACAATGAGCAGGTCACATTCGATACGATTCGGATTCGGTGGTGCCGCCCACGAACAAAGAAATGTGGCAAAAAATGTTGTGATTGATAAGAGGATTTTTTGAATCATCAGACATCCCACAATTCGGATTTTTTACTCTTTTTAGGGGGGCGTGGCTTCTTTTTGCTTTCAGTCCCTGCCGCAGTTTCCTTTTCTGCTTTCGTGGAAAACACATCGTCCATCGCAGGCATTTTGTTGCCTTTCCCAGCAATAGTGCTGCGGTGGCGAAAATCCAGTTTGATCGGCACTTCTGCAAATGGCAGGTGTTTGCGGAAGTACCCCAGCAAATACCGCTGATAGGGTTCGTCAAACAAATCGGGGCCGTTAGTAAACAGCACAATGGTGGGTGGCTGCACAGCCACCTGAGAAGCAAAATAGATCTTCGGCTGGCGTTTCGCTTTTTGTGCAGGTGGGTTCTGTTCAATAGCAGCCCGGAGCACTCGGTTAAGTTCCCCGGTGGTCACCCGCATCTGTGCCTGCTTATGCAGGTGCTGGGCAAGGTTCAGCAGGCGGTGCACATTTTTCCCTTCTTTTGCCGTAATAAATGCCAACGGCACATAATCGAGCATGGGAAACATCTTCGAGGTGTAATCACCAAATTCTTCGGATGAAACCTGATTCACCACCAGATCCCATTTGTTGAATACGAAGATTGCCGGCTTCATGTGATCCAGAATATAGCCTGTCAATTGTTTATCGATCCGACCAATTGGCACGGTGGCATCAAAAAACATCATCACCACATCGGCCCGGCGGATCGATCGTTCTGCACGTGCCATGCTGTAAAATTCGATGCTGTTGGCCAGGCTGCTTTTGTGCCGCACACCGGCAGTATCAATAGCAATGATGGTTTTGCCATCCCGCTCAAACCGCACATCCACGCTGTCCCGCGTTGTGCCAGGAATCTCGCTGACAATCACCCTGTCTTCTTCCGCCAGGGCGTTGATAAACGTGCTTTTGCCTGCGTTGCGTTTGCCCACAATCGCTAATTTCAGCGAAACATCGCTCGGGGATTCTTCAGTATCCGGTGGCAGCTTTGCCAGAATTGCTTCCAGTAGATCGTACGCACCACGATCCTGTTCCGCACTGACAGGAACCACCGGATCAAAGCCAAATCGGTGAAAATCGTACGCGTTCGATTCAATCACTTCTGTATCGCACTTATTCACCACACAGATGATCGGTTTTTTGAGTTGCCGCAACTGTTCTACAACAACTTCATCCAGTGCCACAATACCTG is from Zavarzinella sp. and encodes:
- the der gene encoding ribosome biogenesis GTPase Der, with translation MALPIVAIVGRPNVGKSSLFNWLTGKRISIVDPTAGVTRDRVSYMVEASGRFFELFDTGGIGIVDSDELSADVERQINTAIDVADVILFVTDARTGIVALDEVVVEQLRQLKKPIICVVNKCDTEVIESNAYDFHRFGFDPVVPVSAEQDRGAYDLLEAILAKLPPDTEESPSDVSLKLAIVGKRNAGKSTFINALAEEDRVIVSEIPGTTRDSVDVRFERDGKTIIAIDTAGVRHKSSLANSIEFYSMARAERSIRRADVVMMFFDATVPIGRIDKQLTGYILDHMKPAIFVFNKWDLVVNQVSSEEFGDYTSKMFPMLDYVPLAFITAKEGKNVHRLLNLAQHLHKQAQMRVTTGELNRVLRAAIEQNPPAQKAKRQPKIYFASQVAVQPPTIVLFTNGPDLFDEPYQRYLLGYFRKHLPFAEVPIKLDFRHRSTIAGKGNKMPAMDDVFSTKAEKETAAGTESKKKPRPPKKSKKSELWDV
- a CDS encoding FAD-dependent oxidoreductase, with the protein product MIQKILLSITTFFATFLCSWAAPPNPNRIECDLLIVGGTESGCAAALQAARMGVKHIVLVNDTRWLGGQFSSEALGAIDENRGRTGTNDTPFPRSGLFLEVIQRIEKKNFEKYGVARPGNTVVKNTVLPHDAAEIFNEMLQPYSESGQIRILSAFQPVKCFVDQDQLLGVHFQELGDSSTPSTVSVHATITIDASDWGDVIRLSKAGHRCGPELKSEFQEPTAPTDRETYPLTDMNPINWGLVIEETDQEAVIPKPDRYDERRYLMATALTYDDWTKVGWKHPRLFGKGFPMPDRIYTGRRLLDAKKYDLKTKHDMILINIPPINYPLDHLPLHVVDELEKLSKGSSKKNIAEMTRAERDVIYRDCQLHTLGYLYHLQTTVYERSTPQQRAQVNFRKFRLPDYFGTANKLPPKPYLRESLHLKAQYIMKEQDTLKTDRAKDQYATVMYEDGIACWQFEYDFHPTGRAFHPTLGTAGPWECYGKPGRGWGPYSDRALLPIRSMIPEKLDRLIAAQKNLGYTSIVSSAVRLHDQSMMIGQSAGATSATGIEQQLPLQKIYQSPKALNRIRSSLCSPTGGQPLVIWPFADLQPDDVGFAAANMLAMNRLIPLNRTEVNIQPKLSADLQWMRKLLEHAQGKLPKNAKVLTMPATTPQTTRGEYLKAWYDLLRQNFDLPVLK